In one Spirosoma rigui genomic region, the following are encoded:
- a CDS encoding PIN domain-containing protein — protein sequence MNQYVLNANILFSGVISQKVVYRTLFGDWGNVFYTPDFVLAELNNYHSVFLKRSTVKGVDLKEFTLFLLFKIIVVPDYVITPESYRIAEELVADIGPKDVAYVALNEELGATVLTRDKALHDGLRTKGYSRIKLFNEFLSQQLSESGREGQ from the coding sequence ATGAATCAGTATGTGCTGAACGCCAATATTTTGTTTAGCGGAGTGATCAGCCAGAAAGTGGTTTATCGCACGCTGTTCGGTGATTGGGGAAATGTGTTTTACACGCCAGATTTTGTGCTGGCCGAACTGAATAACTACCACAGTGTTTTTCTGAAAAGATCAACTGTCAAAGGGGTTGATTTAAAGGAGTTCACATTGTTCTTGCTCTTCAAGATAATTGTAGTTCCTGATTATGTAATTACGCCGGAATCGTACCGTATAGCGGAAGAACTTGTAGCCGATATTGGCCCCAAGGACGTTGCCTATGTTGCGTTGAATGAAGAGTTAGGCGCAACAGTTTTAACGCGTGATAAAGCGTTGCACGACGGATTACGAACGAAAGGGTACTCACGAATTAAGCTATTCAATGAGTTTTTGTCCCAGCAACTAAGTGAAAGCGGGAGGGAGGGGCAATGA
- a CDS encoding DMT family transporter, translating to MKSRFPTGMVPGLLFAALWASAAVATKFGVQSVHPLILANVRFFIAGTFMLLFAYGAQRSKSAWPTPTEFQQLAIFALLNTTIYLGAFVLALKEVSAGIGSLSTATNPLFIALLSALWLRRLPRRNEIGGLALGVLGVGLATYPLLQDAHATVRGLLILLVGMISVSAATVYYARIEWRLSNLVINGWQVLLGGLLLLPFTLGFADFSASHFDGRFWASLLWLILPVSVAALQLWFHLVRQDPVRASLWLFLCPIFGFIYSYLLMDEPITGYTVAGTGLVIGGLWLGRKA from the coding sequence ATGAAATCGCGTTTCCCCACCGGCATGGTGCCGGGTCTTCTTTTTGCCGCCCTCTGGGCATCGGCTGCTGTAGCGACCAAGTTTGGCGTGCAGTCGGTTCATCCGCTGATTCTGGCGAATGTTCGGTTTTTTATTGCAGGCACCTTCATGCTGCTGTTCGCCTACGGGGCGCAGCGTTCCAAAAGCGCCTGGCCTACCCCAACGGAGTTCCAACAACTTGCCATCTTCGCGCTGCTCAACACAACGATTTACCTGGGCGCGTTCGTGCTGGCACTCAAAGAAGTATCGGCCGGTATTGGCAGCTTATCGACGGCGACCAACCCGCTGTTTATTGCGCTGTTATCGGCGTTGTGGCTGCGCCGGCTGCCCCGCCGGAATGAGATAGGTGGGCTGGCGCTGGGTGTACTGGGCGTTGGCCTGGCTACCTATCCGCTTTTGCAGGATGCCCACGCTACGGTACGGGGGCTGCTGATCCTGCTTGTCGGGATGATATCGGTGTCGGCGGCAACGGTTTACTACGCCCGCATCGAGTGGCGGCTGTCAAATCTGGTCATCAACGGCTGGCAGGTGCTGCTGGGCGGTTTACTCTTGCTGCCTTTCACGCTGGGGTTCGCCGACTTTAGCGCATCGCACTTTGATGGTCGATTCTGGGCGTCGCTGTTGTGGCTTATCCTGCCCGTATCGGTAGCGGCCTTGCAACTCTGGTTTCATCTCGTCCGGCAGGACCCCGTCCGGGCATCGCTCTGGCTGTTTCTCTGCCCTATTTTCGGGTTTATCTACTCGTACCTGCTCATGGACGAACCCATAACTGGGTATACCGTTGCGGGTACGGGGCTGGTTATTGGGGGGCTGTGGCTGGGGCGTAAAGCCTGA
- a CDS encoding TolB family protein yields MSPNRLLALALMTTLIHYVAPLSAQSSTPVGQFDSQIDIGKVKRPGSATYNPKQQEYTIEGSGINMWFDKDQFHMVTKRLKGDFILQTTAHLLGKGVDPHRKLGWIVRSSLDSNSAHINAAVHGDGLTSLQFRRTKGALTEEKKSTLTAADVIQLARHGNTYTMSVARNGETFVSEQVTDLDLGDEVYVGLFVCSHNPDVSEKALFTNVRIITPARDNFVPYREYIGSYLELMDVASGHRKVIYQSPESLQAPNWLPNNKSLIYNSKGGLYRFDFNKPAPVLINSDFATNNNNDHVLSFDGKQLGISHHSKDDSNKSVVYTMPTAGGKPKRVSPVADGPSYLHGWSPDSRELVYTAQRNGEFDIYKISANGGQETKLTEGKPLDDGPEYSPDGKYIYFNSTRTGTMQIWRMKADGSDEEQITDDGFNNWFPHISPDGKWMTILSFGTDVKPDDHPFYKQVYLRLLLINAGTPAKTTPKVIAYIYGGQGTINTPSWSPDSKQVAFISNSVVAEAGVPKAK; encoded by the coding sequence ATGTCCCCAAATCGCTTACTGGCGCTGGCCCTGATGACCACGCTGATCCACTACGTAGCTCCGCTCAGCGCTCAATCATCGACCCCCGTTGGTCAGTTCGACAGCCAGATTGATATTGGTAAGGTCAAACGTCCCGGCTCAGCCACTTATAACCCCAAACAGCAGGAATATACCATTGAAGGGTCGGGTATCAACATGTGGTTCGACAAAGACCAGTTCCACATGGTGACTAAACGCCTGAAAGGTGACTTCATTCTTCAGACAACGGCCCATCTGCTGGGTAAGGGCGTTGATCCCCACCGCAAACTGGGCTGGATTGTCCGCTCAAGCCTCGACTCGAATTCGGCGCACATCAACGCGGCCGTTCACGGCGATGGCCTGACCTCGCTGCAGTTCCGCCGAACAAAAGGTGCACTGACCGAAGAAAAGAAATCAACCCTGACAGCCGCCGACGTAATTCAGCTGGCGCGCCACGGCAACACGTACACAATGTCGGTAGCGCGCAATGGGGAGACATTCGTGAGCGAGCAGGTAACCGACCTAGACCTGGGCGATGAGGTGTACGTTGGCCTGTTCGTCTGTTCGCATAACCCCGACGTATCCGAGAAAGCGCTCTTTACGAACGTCCGGATCATTACCCCGGCCCGCGACAACTTCGTGCCTTACCGCGAATACATTGGCAGCTATCTCGAACTGATGGACGTAGCCAGCGGCCACCGTAAGGTCATTTACCAGTCGCCCGAGAGTTTGCAGGCGCCCAATTGGCTGCCCAACAACAAGTCGCTCATTTACAACAGTAAAGGCGGCCTGTACCGGTTCGACTTCAACAAACCGGCCCCGGTGCTAATCAACAGCGACTTCGCTACCAACAACAACAACGATCACGTCCTTTCTTTCGACGGCAAGCAGCTGGGTATCAGCCACCACAGCAAGGACGACAGCAACAAGTCGGTCGTATATACTATGCCCACTGCGGGTGGCAAACCTAAGCGTGTCTCGCCCGTTGCCGACGGTCCATCGTACCTGCATGGCTGGTCGCCCGACAGCCGCGAACTGGTGTACACCGCCCAGCGCAACGGCGAGTTCGACATATACAAGATCAGCGCAAACGGCGGCCAGGAAACAAAGCTGACCGAAGGCAAACCGCTGGACGACGGCCCCGAATATTCACCCGACGGGAAGTACATTTATTTCAACTCCACCCGGACGGGCACGATGCAGATCTGGCGCATGAAAGCCGATGGCAGCGATGAAGAACAGATCACGGACGATGGGTTCAATAACTGGTTTCCGCACATCTCACCCGATGGCAAGTGGATGACGATCCTGTCGTTCGGTACGGACGTGAAACCCGACGATCACCCGTTTTACAAGCAGGTATATCTTCGTCTCCTACTGATCAATGCCGGTACGCCCGCCAAAACAACGCCCAAAGTGATTGCCTATATCTACGGTGGACAAGGTACGATCAATACGCCCTCCTGGTCGCCCGACAGCAAGCAGGTGGCCTTTATCAGCAACTCGGTCGTAGCCGAAGCAGGTGTTCCGAAGGCGAAGTAA
- a CDS encoding Gfo/Idh/MocA family protein, translated as MKQSSFSRRAFIGQLGSAALVAPALSSLSLQSCGTKKGESTAESASSTTTTAGSTRKLGIALVGLGKYSEGELAPALEKTTNCRLAGIVTGSPEKAETWQKKYNIPVKNTYNYQNFDKIIDNPDIDIVYVVLPNSMHAEYTIRAAKAGKHVICEKPMAMNAEECQQMIDACKKANRQLSIGYRLHFEPHNREMMRLGQTKVYGEVKKIVAENAQKQDESSPWRLGRGVGGGGPLRDVGIYCLQGAIYTKGQIPIAVSAKLHPVTDPKKFDKVEEGMDFQLYFPDGTVAECKTSFNDKYNKLRADADKGWFELSPAYAYGGLEGKTSEGNMAIKNVPQQAQQMDAFAQCILNNQPTTVPGELGKRDVQLIEAIFEATRTGRKVATKDVLQVMDKSAVLG; from the coding sequence ATGAAACAGTCGTCTTTTTCGCGTCGTGCATTCATTGGTCAATTAGGCAGTGCGGCCCTGGTGGCTCCCGCCCTGTCAAGTCTGAGTCTACAAAGCTGCGGCACTAAAAAAGGGGAGTCGACGGCCGAATCGGCCAGTTCGACAACCACCACTGCCGGTTCAACCCGCAAGCTGGGTATTGCCCTGGTCGGACTTGGTAAGTATAGCGAGGGTGAGCTGGCACCCGCACTGGAAAAAACTACCAACTGCCGGCTGGCGGGTATTGTTACGGGCTCCCCTGAGAAGGCCGAAACCTGGCAGAAGAAATACAACATCCCCGTTAAGAACACCTATAACTACCAGAATTTCGATAAAATCATTGATAACCCGGACATCGATATCGTCTACGTCGTGCTACCCAACTCGATGCACGCGGAGTACACCATCCGGGCGGCCAAAGCGGGCAAACACGTCATCTGCGAAAAGCCAATGGCTATGAATGCCGAGGAATGCCAGCAGATGATCGATGCCTGCAAAAAAGCCAATCGACAGTTATCCATAGGCTACCGGCTGCACTTTGAACCCCACAATCGCGAAATGATGCGGCTGGGTCAGACGAAAGTTTACGGCGAGGTCAAGAAAATTGTTGCCGAGAACGCCCAGAAGCAGGACGAAAGCTCACCCTGGCGGTTGGGTCGGGGCGTGGGCGGAGGGGGTCCCCTGCGTGACGTAGGTATCTATTGCCTGCAGGGTGCTATTTACACCAAGGGGCAGATACCCATTGCCGTATCGGCCAAGCTGCACCCCGTCACCGACCCGAAGAAATTCGACAAAGTGGAGGAGGGTATGGATTTCCAGCTTTACTTCCCCGATGGTACGGTGGCCGAGTGCAAAACCAGCTTCAACGATAAGTACAACAAATTACGCGCCGATGCCGACAAAGGCTGGTTCGAACTCTCGCCGGCCTATGCGTATGGCGGGCTGGAAGGCAAGACAAGCGAGGGTAACATGGCCATTAAGAACGTACCACAGCAGGCTCAGCAAATGGACGCGTTCGCGCAATGCATCCTGAATAACCAGCCAACGACCGTCCCTGGCGAACTGGGCAAGCGCGATGTGCAGCTGATCGAAGCTATTTTTGAGGCTACCCGGACGGGCCGGAAAGTAGCAACGAAGGATGTACTTCAGGTGATGGACAAATCGGCGGTTCTCGGTTAG
- a CDS encoding glycoside hydrolase family 26 protein, translating into MHLKSPLSLYPNCFLLVLCLLPLLGMAAKKPRLIDRKATKETVALHRNLHRLTKKHILFGHQHATEYGHGWSNEPNRSDVKSVVGSHPAVIGVDFSGLTGQSKERIDAYRDRLRATIVDTYDRGGVTTAAWHFSNPVSDNGFNWVDSVSSPAVRHLIPGGSHHEQYKAILRSVGDLAKSVRGRDGKLAPIIFRPYHEFDGNWFWWGKAHCTPDEFKSLWQFTVGYLRDSLDVHNFIYAFSPDCLFTTTEQYLERYPGDDWVDLVGVDNYADFGRNGRYNVQAGVKKLTIVSDYARKAGKLAAFTETGLESIPNTSWWTETLLKALLTEKMRLTYVLVWRNDTRSPTHFYAPYPGQVSVPDFVKFYQHPYTWFEADLPKLYKKRLLGL; encoded by the coding sequence ATGCACCTGAAAAGCCCCCTATCGCTTTATCCCAACTGTTTCCTGCTGGTGCTGTGCCTGCTGCCCCTGCTCGGCATGGCCGCTAAAAAGCCCCGGCTCATCGATCGCAAAGCCACTAAAGAAACCGTTGCCCTCCACCGTAACCTGCATCGACTCACCAAAAAACACATTCTCTTTGGTCACCAGCATGCCACCGAGTACGGCCATGGCTGGTCGAATGAGCCGAACCGATCGGATGTCAAGTCGGTAGTGGGCTCACACCCCGCCGTCATCGGTGTTGACTTCAGCGGCTTGACGGGCCAGTCGAAAGAGCGAATCGACGCGTACCGTGACCGACTGCGCGCGACCATCGTTGATACGTACGACCGGGGGGGCGTAACAACGGCCGCGTGGCACTTTTCCAACCCCGTATCGGACAACGGGTTTAACTGGGTCGACTCGGTGTCGTCGCCCGCCGTGCGGCACCTCATTCCGGGCGGCTCACACCATGAGCAATACAAGGCTATTCTGCGCTCGGTTGGCGATCTGGCAAAGTCGGTGCGGGGGCGCGATGGTAAGCTGGCTCCGATCATCTTCCGGCCGTATCACGAGTTCGACGGCAACTGGTTCTGGTGGGGAAAAGCGCACTGCACACCCGACGAGTTCAAGTCACTCTGGCAGTTTACGGTGGGTTACCTGCGCGACTCGCTGGATGTTCACAATTTCATTTACGCCTTTTCGCCCGACTGCTTATTCACCACCACGGAGCAGTACCTGGAGCGGTATCCGGGTGACGACTGGGTCGATCTGGTTGGCGTCGACAATTACGCTGATTTCGGTCGCAACGGGCGGTACAACGTGCAGGCGGGGGTCAAAAAGTTGACGATCGTATCCGACTACGCCCGTAAAGCCGGTAAGCTGGCCGCTTTCACCGAAACGGGTCTGGAGTCGATTCCGAACACAAGTTGGTGGACGGAGACGCTGCTGAAAGCGCTGCTGACCGAAAAAATGCGGCTTACTTACGTCCTGGTTTGGCGCAATGACACCCGGAGCCCGACGCATTTCTACGCCCCCTACCCCGGTCAGGTCAGTGTTCCCGATTTCGTGAAATTCTACCAGCACCCCTACACCTGGTTTGAAGCCGACCTGCCGAAACTCTACAAAAAACGCTTGCTGGGGTTGTGA
- a CDS encoding IPT/TIG domain-containing protein: MKAIFKHFVSLCGLLALIGSLDACRQQDDVTPAPVISRVRTVSKDSLSTYQTPYNLDSTYTATRTTPVPFDSTTALGKPGTLYAIVGQHLRTVSAVYFNDVNAYFNPALVTDNSILVSIPLTTPFAGSNKLRVVTQGGTVEYAFSIQQPAPVITRVDQLAGAAGDVITITGTTFDNVSAVRFGTVAGTITDKTGTQLKVTVPASVSAGALSVTTPGGTASYSVPFGFRTPIFTDALASGWTAGGWSGTPEVPSKGVIKRGTGSLKYEYTGGFGGFQLLNGGTALPLAGATGLKFSIYGGTEGKIVKLVVNGNYDAGRQLVLHAGTWTDYAVPLASLGATGNLTEITLQEFSGNAPTVIYVDDLGLY; the protein is encoded by the coding sequence ATGAAAGCCATTTTCAAGCATTTCGTTAGCCTGTGCGGCCTGTTGGCTCTCATTGGCAGTTTAGACGCCTGTCGGCAGCAAGACGACGTTACACCCGCGCCTGTCATCAGCCGCGTACGTACCGTCAGCAAAGACTCGCTCTCGACCTATCAGACGCCTTATAACCTGGACTCCACCTATACCGCAACCCGCACCACACCGGTTCCCTTCGATTCGACGACGGCACTCGGCAAGCCGGGCACGCTATACGCCATCGTTGGCCAGCACCTGCGGACAGTATCGGCGGTTTATTTCAACGATGTCAACGCGTATTTCAACCCGGCGCTGGTGACGGACAACTCCATCCTGGTTTCGATTCCGCTGACGACTCCCTTTGCCGGCAGCAACAAGCTGCGTGTGGTTACGCAGGGTGGCACAGTTGAATATGCCTTCTCGATCCAGCAGCCGGCACCGGTCATCACCCGCGTCGACCAGCTGGCAGGTGCCGCGGGCGACGTGATCACCATCACCGGCACTACGTTCGATAATGTGAGTGCAGTACGGTTCGGGACTGTGGCGGGAACCATCACCGACAAGACGGGTACGCAGTTAAAAGTCACCGTTCCGGCCTCTGTTTCGGCGGGAGCCCTGTCAGTAACGACACCGGGGGGTACCGCGTCCTACAGTGTTCCATTCGGTTTCCGAACGCCCATCTTCACCGATGCGCTGGCTTCGGGCTGGACGGCCGGGGGCTGGAGCGGCACACCGGAAGTCCCCTCAAAAGGCGTTATCAAGCGCGGCACCGGGTCCCTGAAATATGAATATACGGGTGGGTTTGGCGGGTTCCAGCTGCTCAACGGCGGTACCGCCCTACCACTGGCGGGTGCTACCGGGCTCAAATTTTCGATCTACGGCGGCACCGAAGGTAAAATTGTCAAACTGGTGGTGAACGGCAACTACGACGCCGGGCGGCAACTGGTGCTCCATGCCGGCACCTGGACCGATTATGCCGTACCGCTCGCATCGTTGGGCGCTACGGGTAATCTGACCGAAATTACCCTCCAGGAATTCAGCGGCAACGCTCCTACGGTCATTTATGTCGATGACCTGGGTTTATATTAA
- a CDS encoding RagB/SusD family nutrient uptake outer membrane protein, whose translation MKSTPNTYLLILLTAVSVTVSGCRDTFFDRAPEDALTLDSYYQTAEQVKASTNALYNVPWFNFNNKAFWAITELSGGNARTYSGDVVNFTNFSVTADNNELTNGWKSLFSVVAQANAIINNMPAKVPASVDRAVVNNALGEARLMRAVAYFYLVRLWGNVPIIENTLDFVYSPKINTNPVEDVYTFIIKDLEFAEANCTQKIRSGTSVENGHVSSGSASALLAKVYLYRQNYTQARAYAEKVINSGEFKLYGAQVAGRTFADLFRTANNNNEESILALQWVGGGQYGRGNSMQASFAISSQITGTGDGYSVIGPTLDLQADFAKEPGDVRRKATIMLAGDVYPELNSAGGGYTVPADVNAQNTKAGIKKYVVGTRADNGGLGAAQSAGNNTYLMRYAEVLLIEAEAVLAGAASTNSAAALTPFNLVRSRAGLAPKTAITQADILRERRLELAIEGDYWFDLGRIDGFNATTHPKAIAIISQQERGTYSNDKTEIYSERYTPTNDRFRFPYPSTETAINPLLTQVPVPYTFK comes from the coding sequence ATGAAATCGACTCCCAATACATACCTCCTTATCCTGCTCACCGCCGTTAGCGTTACCGTCTCGGGCTGCCGGGATACCTTCTTCGACCGGGCGCCCGAGGATGCGCTTACGCTGGATAGTTACTACCAGACGGCCGAACAGGTGAAAGCCAGCACGAATGCGCTCTATAACGTGCCCTGGTTCAATTTTAACAACAAAGCGTTCTGGGCCATCACTGAGCTGTCGGGTGGCAACGCCCGGACCTACTCGGGCGACGTTGTCAACTTCACCAACTTCTCCGTTACGGCCGACAACAACGAGCTGACCAACGGCTGGAAATCGCTGTTCTCGGTGGTGGCGCAGGCCAATGCCATCATCAACAACATGCCCGCCAAAGTGCCGGCTTCGGTGGATCGGGCGGTGGTCAACAATGCGCTTGGCGAAGCCCGGCTGATGCGGGCGGTGGCTTACTTCTACCTCGTGCGGCTGTGGGGCAACGTTCCCATCATCGAGAATACGCTGGACTTCGTTTACTCGCCCAAGATCAACACCAACCCGGTCGAAGACGTATACACGTTTATTATCAAGGACCTGGAGTTCGCCGAAGCCAACTGCACCCAAAAGATCCGCTCGGGAACATCGGTCGAGAACGGGCACGTATCCAGCGGCTCGGCCTCGGCCCTGCTCGCCAAAGTGTATCTCTACCGGCAGAACTACACCCAGGCCCGCGCCTATGCCGAAAAGGTCATCAACAGCGGTGAGTTTAAGCTCTACGGTGCCCAGGTAGCCGGACGCACCTTCGCCGACCTGTTCCGTACCGCCAACAACAACAACGAAGAGTCAATCCTGGCCCTGCAATGGGTAGGGGGCGGTCAATATGGGCGAGGCAACTCCATGCAGGCTTCGTTTGCCATCAGCTCGCAAATCACCGGCACCGGCGACGGCTATAGCGTCATTGGGCCTACGCTTGACCTGCAGGCCGACTTTGCCAAAGAACCGGGCGATGTTCGGCGCAAAGCCACGATCATGCTCGCCGGCGACGTGTATCCCGAGCTGAATTCGGCCGGGGGCGGCTATACCGTTCCGGCCGACGTAAATGCCCAGAATACCAAAGCGGGCATCAAAAAGTATGTGGTCGGCACACGCGCCGACAACGGCGGGCTGGGTGCTGCGCAGTCAGCGGGCAACAATACCTACCTGATGCGCTACGCCGAAGTGCTGCTCATTGAAGCCGAAGCGGTACTGGCCGGAGCCGCCAGCACTAACAGCGCAGCTGCCCTGACGCCGTTCAACCTGGTGCGAAGCCGGGCGGGGCTGGCGCCAAAAACAGCTATCACCCAGGCCGACATCCTGCGCGAACGGCGGCTGGAGCTGGCCATTGAAGGCGACTACTGGTTCGACCTGGGCCGGATCGACGGCTTCAACGCCACCACGCACCCCAAAGCCATTGCCATCATCAGCCAGCAGGAACGGGGCACCTACAGCAACGACAAGACCGAGATCTACTCGGAGCGCTATACGCCTACCAATGATCGGTTCCGGTTCCCCTACCCTTCCACCGAAACGGCCATCAACCCGCTGCTGACCCAGGTCCCTGTTCCTTACACATTTAAATAA